In a genomic window of Flavobacteriales bacterium:
- the odhB gene encoding 2-oxoglutarate dehydrogenase complex dihydrolipoyllysine-residue succinyltransferase: MALVEIKVPSPGESISEVRIARWNVKDGDVVNKDQVLGEIDSDKATLEVIAEEAGKVKLLAAADAEVKVGDVVVTIDTSVKPEPKALPVKEVKEEKEAKKALPAAVPAAAGSAAHATPVARAMLDEKGVSADKVKGSGPNGRITKSDVAAYVAGGVNADAIALNGWGGSRNQNRQKMTTLRKKVAERLVAVKNQTAMLTTFNEVDMSAVMALRDKYKDKFKEAHGVNLGFMSFFTKAVTEALRLFPQVNGQIDGDELVMHDYADIGIAVSSPKGLMVPVLRNAEKLSLAGIEAGIKALAVKARDGKLSIDEMTGGTFTITNGGVFGSMLSTPILNPPQSAILGMHNIVERPVAVNGQVVIRPIMYLALSYDHRIIDGKESVSFLMAVKQMIEDPDKMVFGNREPGEVLLGL, encoded by the coding sequence ATGGCACTAGTCGAGATCAAAGTCCCCAGCCCCGGAGAGAGCATCAGCGAAGTGCGCATCGCGCGCTGGAACGTGAAGGATGGCGATGTGGTGAACAAGGACCAGGTGCTGGGCGAGATCGACAGCGACAAGGCCACTTTGGAAGTGATCGCTGAGGAGGCCGGGAAGGTGAAGCTCCTCGCTGCCGCGGATGCTGAAGTGAAGGTGGGCGATGTGGTGGTGACGATCGATACGAGCGTGAAGCCGGAGCCGAAGGCGTTGCCGGTGAAGGAGGTGAAGGAAGAGAAGGAGGCGAAGAAGGCCTTGCCAGCAGCGGTGCCCGCGGCTGCCGGATCCGCAGCGCACGCCACACCGGTCGCGCGAGCGATGCTCGATGAGAAGGGCGTGAGCGCCGATAAAGTGAAAGGCAGCGGACCCAATGGCCGGATCACCAAGAGCGATGTAGCCGCTTACGTGGCCGGCGGCGTGAATGCCGATGCCATCGCGCTGAACGGATGGGGCGGATCGCGCAACCAGAACCGCCAGAAGATGACCACCCTGCGCAAGAAGGTGGCCGAGCGCTTGGTGGCCGTGAAGAACCAGACCGCCATGCTCACCACCTTCAACGAAGTGGACATGAGCGCCGTTATGGCCTTGCGTGACAAGTACAAGGACAAGTTCAAGGAAGCGCACGGCGTGAACCTGGGCTTCATGAGCTTCTTCACCAAAGCAGTCACCGAGGCACTGCGCCTGTTCCCGCAGGTGAATGGCCAGATCGATGGCGATGAGCTGGTGATGCACGACTATGCCGACATCGGCATCGCGGTGAGCTCACCGAAGGGATTGATGGTGCCCGTGCTGCGCAACGCGGAGAAGCTGAGCCTTGCTGGGATCGAGGCGGGCATCAAGGCGCTGGCGGTGAAGGCACGTGACGGCAAGCTCAGCATCGATGAGATGACCGGCGGCACCTTCACCATCACCAACGGCGGCGTCTTCGGCAGCATGCTCAGCACGCCCATCCTCAACCCGCCGCAGAGCGCCATCCTGGGCATGCACAACATCGTGGAGCGCCCCGTGGCCGTGAACGGCCAGGTCGTCATCCGCCCCATCATGTACCTGGCGCTGAGCTATGATCACCGCATCATCGACGGCAAGGAGAGCGTGAGCTTCCTGATGGCCGTGAAGCAGATGATCGAGGACCCCGATAAGATGGTCTTCGGGAACCGCGAGCCGGGGGAGGTCCTGCTGGGGCTGTAG
- the yidC gene encoding membrane protein insertase YidC: MACRGEVDARSLLFNWELTGLSNEKHQPSEMQKCGVYYKYFNDDRNYLSESSAEQKKLEGRTNWVAFKQGFFTVGMISEGGFSSNGSQIAINPLLAETHTKHYSAKLLFEKERDAQPSVDMRLYLGPNHFGTLRRTEIADFQKIIDLGWGIFGWMNQWLVIPIFNWLDGWGWNYGIIILVLTVVIKLLLMPLTYKNLVASAKMRVLKPEMDAINEKHKEGDALKKQQATMELYRKAGVNPASGCVPMLIQLPVLYAMFRFFPASIELRQEKFLWADDLSSYDSIFEWTQHIPLISDSYGNHISLFTLLMAASTIVYSVINQKQMPSQQNMPGMKMMIYLFPIMMLFFLNNFSAGLSYYYLLANLISIAQMTVLKSWFVDENKIRAQLELNMRTPKKKSKWQQRLDEMQKQQRRK; the protein is encoded by the coding sequence TTGGCATGCAGGGGCGAGGTCGACGCGCGGAGCCTGCTCTTCAACTGGGAGCTGACGGGCCTGAGCAACGAGAAGCACCAGCCCAGCGAGATGCAGAAATGCGGCGTGTACTACAAGTACTTCAACGACGACCGCAACTACCTCAGTGAATCAAGCGCCGAGCAGAAGAAGCTCGAGGGCCGGACCAACTGGGTGGCCTTCAAGCAGGGCTTCTTCACCGTGGGCATGATCAGCGAAGGCGGCTTCAGCAGCAACGGCAGCCAGATCGCCATCAATCCGCTCCTCGCCGAGACGCATACCAAGCACTACAGCGCCAAGCTGCTCTTTGAGAAGGAGCGCGATGCGCAGCCATCGGTGGACATGCGCCTCTACCTCGGCCCGAACCATTTCGGCACCCTTCGCCGCACGGAGATCGCGGACTTCCAGAAGATCATCGATCTCGGCTGGGGCATCTTCGGATGGATGAACCAGTGGCTGGTGATCCCGATCTTCAACTGGCTCGATGGCTGGGGCTGGAACTATGGCATCATCATCCTGGTGCTCACCGTCGTGATCAAGCTCCTGCTGATGCCGCTCACCTACAAGAACCTGGTGGCGAGCGCCAAGATGCGCGTGCTCAAGCCCGAGATGGACGCCATCAACGAGAAGCACAAGGAGGGCGACGCGCTCAAGAAGCAGCAGGCCACCATGGAGCTGTACCGCAAGGCCGGCGTGAACCCCGCCAGCGGCTGCGTGCCCATGCTCATCCAGCTGCCCGTGCTCTACGCCATGTTCCGCTTCTTCCCCGCCAGCATCGAATTGCGGCAGGAGAAGTTCCTCTGGGCCGACGACCTCAGCAGCTACGATAGCATCTTCGAGTGGACCCAGCACATCCCCTTGATCAGCGACAGCTACGGCAATCACATCAGCCTCTTCACCCTGCTCATGGCGGCCAGCACCATCGTGTACTCGGTGATCAACCAGAAGCAGATGCCCAGCCAGCAGAACATGCCGGGCATGAAGATGATGATCTACCTCTTCCCGATCATGATGCTGTTCTTCCTGAACAACTTCAGCGCGGGCCTCAGCTACTACTACCTGCTGGCCAACCTGATCAGCATAGCGCAGATGACCGTGCTGAAGAGCTGGTTCGTGGATGAGAACAAGATCCGCGCGCAGCTGGAGCTGAACATGCGCACCCCGAAGAAGAAGAGCAAGTGGCAGCAGCGGCTCGATGAGATGCAGAAGCAGCAGCGGCGCAAATGA
- a CDS encoding EI24 domain-containing protein → MRDLGLGLNGFISAFRFTLRNGMGWMFLVPIVLWVALFYGFFHAMEGMVEAASAQLAVWLELPVAQTSTGDWWEAFKAWMNGAREVIVRWILRLAIGYLLFVANKYIVLVLLSPLLAYASELAEEKLTGRQFPFSWRQLMKDALRGALVAMRNGVLELAFTVAIWVASFFLPLITPISFILLFVVSSYFYGFSMFDYVFERRRMRIGETTRAVNSQLGAVLANGACFSLLMKIPLIGLMLAPVMASVGASITVLEREKQALMRNPPGGQQNPQAR, encoded by the coding sequence ATGCGCGACCTCGGCCTTGGCCTCAACGGCTTCATCAGCGCCTTCCGCTTCACCCTGCGCAACGGCATGGGCTGGATGTTCCTGGTGCCGATCGTGCTCTGGGTGGCGCTCTTCTATGGGTTCTTCCATGCCATGGAAGGCATGGTGGAGGCAGCGAGCGCGCAACTGGCCGTGTGGCTGGAGCTGCCTGTGGCGCAGACCAGCACCGGTGATTGGTGGGAGGCTTTCAAAGCCTGGATGAACGGCGCGCGCGAGGTGATCGTACGCTGGATCCTCCGCCTGGCCATCGGCTACCTGCTCTTCGTGGCCAACAAGTACATCGTGCTGGTGCTGCTCTCGCCGCTGCTGGCCTATGCGAGCGAGCTGGCAGAAGAGAAGCTCACGGGCCGGCAGTTCCCGTTCAGTTGGCGGCAGTTGATGAAGGATGCCCTGCGCGGCGCGCTGGTGGCCATGCGCAACGGCGTGCTCGAGCTGGCGTTCACCGTGGCCATCTGGGTCGCTTCGTTCTTCCTGCCCTTGATCACGCCCATCAGCTTCATCCTGCTCTTCGTGGTGTCGTCGTACTTCTATGGCTTCAGCATGTTCGATTACGTGTTCGAGCGGCGGCGCATGCGCATCGGCGAGACCACGCGCGCGGTGAACAGCCAGCTCGGCGCGGTGCTGGCCAACGGCGCCTGCTTCAGCCTGCTGATGAAGATCCCGTTGATCGGACTCATGCTCGCGCCGGTGATGGCCAGTGTGGGCGCATCAATCACGGTGCTGGAGCGGGAGAAGCAAGCGCTGATGCGGAATCCGCCGGGAGGGCAACAGAATCCGCAAGCGCGCTGA
- a CDS encoding DUF5606 domain-containing protein, translating into MDLSKIITVAGKPGLHRVVAQGRQAIITESLADGKRAPVPLSVKVSSLDEISMFTTGDDVLLKDVLAKLHEVNGGGAAADPKSDDNTLWEALLKALPTADRSRIYASDVRKLFTWYGQLLKAGEFEKKEEPVKEAESKEAAPEKKTVEKAVKKKADAAAKVKPASSGAPKAAAVRRGGQRGS; encoded by the coding sequence ATGGATTTGAGCAAGATCATCACCGTAGCGGGCAAGCCCGGATTGCACCGTGTCGTGGCGCAAGGCCGCCAAGCCATCATCACCGAATCGCTGGCCGATGGCAAGCGCGCGCCGGTGCCCTTGAGCGTGAAGGTGAGCAGCCTCGATGAGATCAGCATGTTCACCACCGGCGACGATGTGCTGCTGAAGGACGTGCTCGCGAAGCTGCACGAAGTGAACGGTGGAGGCGCCGCCGCTGATCCGAAGAGCGACGACAACACGCTCTGGGAAGCGCTCCTCAAGGCCCTGCCCACTGCCGACCGTTCGCGCATCTATGCCAGCGACGTGCGCAAGCTCTTCACCTGGTACGGCCAGTTATTGAAGGCCGGTGAGTTCGAGAAGAAGGAGGAGCCTGTGAAAGAGGCCGAGTCCAAAGAGGCTGCACCCGAGAAGAAGACCGTGGAGAAGGCCGTGAAGAAGAAGGCCGATGCCGCCGCGAAGGTGAAGCCGGCCAGCAGCGGCGCCCCCAAGGCAGCGGCCGTTCGCCGGGGTGGCCAGCGCGGCAGCTAG
- a CDS encoding DUF2157 domain-containing protein yields the protein MPAPKLLDALPQLVREGLITAEQAERIRARFANDSAQGTSRMLLVFAILGSVLVGLGIMLIVAHNWDDFTRPVRTVLAFAPVLIGQALVWHALRAKPDVRAWREGSAIFLACALFACVALISQIYHIEGSLHGYLLTCALLILPLIYLPGSLIVSLGYIATVTWHAAAYHWDGPGRMALPWSSLLLLAAAVPMYLRAARLNGERIGFWWLSLFAALSVGLISQWFYRDWSIVHVFGVLGMATAFTLVPWLHTGRELRSWPWALVGGAAVLITFFVLSYRDAWGFRSADRDRSMVETSEAIVIAAMTLIGIVAYVLSLRRRRPFEQWPYPEAMGFFALCYVAGLLQPWLAPLLVNAALLAMGVVTVRAGIAHDSLKRMNLGLAIIGLTVLLRFLDTDMSFALRGLAFIAIGGGFLYMNLRMVRQRDKQKPDA from the coding sequence ATGCCCGCCCCCAAGCTCCTCGATGCGCTTCCGCAGCTCGTGCGCGAAGGGCTCATCACGGCGGAGCAGGCCGAGCGCATCCGCGCGCGCTTCGCCAACGATTCTGCACAGGGCACCAGCCGCATGCTGCTCGTGTTCGCCATCCTCGGCAGCGTGCTGGTTGGTCTGGGCATCATGCTCATCGTGGCGCACAACTGGGACGATTTCACCCGGCCGGTGCGCACGGTGCTCGCATTCGCGCCGGTGCTGATCGGCCAGGCGCTGGTCTGGCATGCGCTGCGCGCCAAGCCCGATGTCCGCGCGTGGCGCGAGGGCAGCGCCATCTTCCTCGCCTGCGCGCTCTTCGCCTGCGTGGCGCTCATCAGTCAGATCTACCACATCGAGGGCTCGCTGCATGGCTACCTGCTCACCTGCGCGCTGCTGATCCTGCCGCTGATCTACCTGCCCGGTTCCTTGATCGTATCGCTCGGCTACATCGCCACGGTCACCTGGCACGCGGCGGCGTACCACTGGGATGGCCCGGGCCGCATGGCTTTGCCCTGGTCCTCTTTGCTGCTGCTCGCCGCTGCCGTGCCCATGTACTTGCGCGCGGCTCGGTTGAATGGCGAGCGCATCGGTTTCTGGTGGCTCAGCCTGTTCGCGGCGTTGAGCGTGGGCCTGATCTCGCAATGGTTCTACCGCGATTGGAGCATCGTGCATGTATTCGGCGTGCTGGGCATGGCCACGGCCTTCACGCTGGTGCCCTGGCTGCACACGGGCCGCGAGCTGCGCTCCTGGCCGTGGGCCCTCGTTGGCGGCGCGGCGGTGCTCATCACCTTCTTCGTGCTCAGCTATCGCGACGCATGGGGTTTCCGCTCGGCGGACCGTGATCGGTCCATGGTGGAAACGAGCGAGGCGATCGTGATCGCCGCAATGACGCTCATCGGCATCGTTGCTTACGTGCTGTCACTCAGGCGGCGCAGGCCATTCGAGCAGTGGCCTTACCCGGAGGCCATGGGCTTCTTCGCGCTCTGTTATGTCGCTGGCCTGCTGCAACCTTGGCTGGCGCCCTTGCTCGTGAATGCCGCCCTGCTCGCCATGGGCGTGGTCACGGTGCGCGCGGGCATCGCGCACGATTCGCTGAAGCGCATGAACCTCGGACTGGCCATCATCGGCCTCACCGTGCTGCTGCGCTTCCTGGATACGGACATGAGCTTCGCGCTGCGGGGATTGGCCTTCATCGCCATCGGTGGCGGCTTCTTGTACATGAACCTGCGCATGGTGCGCCAGCGCGACAAGCAGAAGCCTGACGCATGA
- a CDS encoding 2-oxoglutarate dehydrogenase E1 component produces MDKLSYLSNVDSAWLDDLYQNYLKDPASVETGWARFFEGFEFARALEGGSIEGGAPAAPAPGGNDRFEKEFRVIELINAYRQRGHLFTKTNPVRDRRTYSPTLDIEHFGLSSADLDTVFSAGNEVGIGPARLRDIIDLLKQTYCQSVGAEFKFIRNPEKVRWLQQRMEGVRNTPDFTIEQKKEILEKLNEAVVFERFLGKKFIGQKRFSIEGAEALIPALDTVIEHGAELGITEYVIGMAHRGRLNVLANTLRKSYDQIFSEFEGKDYDDELVEGDVKYHMGYSSVLKTNTGKEVRLTLAPNPSHLETVGPIMQGISRAIIEHDDDFAKGITAPIIIHGDAAVAGQGVVYEVVQMAGLKAYEVGGTIHIVVNNQVGFTTNYIDARTSTYCTDVAKVTQCPVFHVNGDDAEAVAYTMKLAMDYRQKYGTDIWVDILCYRKHGHNEGDEPKFTQPLLYKKIQEHPDPRKIYIDKLKSSGVNEAEELAAEMEASFTGMLNARLDEAKQVRVGKITNFLEERWKGFKRADAKDFLRSPETGVPMETLQLIGDKLSVLHPEGKKFFSKLEKILGDRKKMMEAGVIDWSMGELLAYGSLLLEGHPVRMTGQDVERGTFSHRHAVVKVEDSEEEFIHLKHIREGQALLQIYNSLLSEYAVLGFEFGYALAMPDTLTIWEAQFGDFVNGAQIVLDQYLCCAEEKWGTQNGVVLLLPHGYEGQGAEHSSARMERFLQGCADENMVVVNCTTPANFFHVLRRQLKWEFRKPLVVFSPKSLLRHPKCVSKLEVLTKGSFQELIDDDSADAEQVRTVIFTQGKIHYELSAHREEKGIAGTALVRIEQLHPLPADQMRAVIKKYAKAERCLWVQEEPKNMGAWSHIAMHFPEIKWEVIARPASGAPATGSSKRSAKQQAEIIEKAFAQVAPKPAATKPKKRSPAKAKA; encoded by the coding sequence ATGGACAAGCTTTCCTACCTGAGCAACGTCGATAGCGCCTGGCTCGACGATCTCTACCAGAATTACCTGAAGGACCCCGCCAGCGTCGAGACCGGCTGGGCGCGCTTCTTCGAAGGATTCGAGTTCGCCCGCGCCTTGGAGGGCGGCAGCATCGAAGGAGGGGCTCCAGCAGCCCCTGCTCCCGGCGGCAATGACCGCTTCGAGAAGGAGTTCCGAGTCATCGAGCTCATCAACGCCTATCGGCAGCGGGGACACCTCTTCACCAAGACCAATCCGGTCCGCGACCGCCGCACGTATTCGCCCACGCTCGATATCGAGCACTTCGGGCTGTCTTCCGCCGATCTCGACACCGTGTTCAGCGCCGGCAATGAGGTGGGCATCGGCCCGGCCAGGCTCCGTGACATCATCGACCTGCTCAAGCAGACCTATTGCCAGAGCGTGGGCGCCGAGTTCAAGTTCATCCGCAACCCGGAGAAGGTGCGGTGGCTGCAGCAGCGCATGGAGGGCGTGCGGAACACGCCGGATTTCACCATCGAGCAGAAGAAGGAGATCCTCGAGAAGCTCAACGAGGCCGTCGTCTTCGAGCGATTCCTGGGCAAGAAGTTCATCGGCCAGAAGCGCTTCAGCATCGAGGGCGCAGAGGCCTTGATCCCTGCGCTCGACACCGTGATCGAGCATGGCGCCGAGCTGGGCATCACCGAGTACGTGATCGGCATGGCGCACCGCGGCCGCCTCAACGTGCTGGCCAACACCCTGCGCAAGAGCTACGACCAGATCTTCTCCGAGTTCGAGGGCAAGGATTATGATGATGAGCTGGTGGAGGGCGACGTGAAGTACCACATGGGCTACAGCAGCGTGCTGAAGACCAATACCGGCAAGGAGGTGCGCCTGACCTTGGCGCCGAACCCCAGCCACCTGGAGACGGTGGGCCCCATCATGCAAGGCATCTCGCGCGCCATCATCGAGCACGACGACGATTTCGCCAAGGGCATCACCGCGCCGATCATCATCCATGGCGATGCCGCGGTAGCCGGGCAGGGCGTGGTGTATGAAGTGGTGCAGATGGCGGGCCTCAAGGCCTACGAGGTGGGCGGCACCATCCACATCGTGGTGAACAACCAGGTGGGCTTCACCACCAACTACATCGATGCGCGCACCAGCACCTATTGCACCGATGTGGCCAAGGTGACCCAATGCCCGGTGTTCCACGTGAACGGCGATGATGCCGAGGCCGTGGCCTACACCATGAAGCTGGCCATGGATTACCGCCAGAAGTACGGCACCGATATCTGGGTGGACATCCTCTGCTACCGCAAGCACGGCCACAACGAGGGCGATGAGCCCAAGTTCACCCAGCCGCTGCTCTACAAGAAGATCCAGGAGCACCCCGATCCGCGGAAGATCTACATCGATAAGCTCAAGAGCAGCGGCGTCAACGAAGCGGAAGAGCTCGCTGCCGAGATGGAGGCCTCCTTCACCGGCATGCTGAATGCGCGCCTCGACGAAGCGAAGCAGGTGCGCGTGGGCAAGATCACCAACTTCCTCGAGGAGCGCTGGAAGGGATTCAAGCGCGCCGATGCGAAGGATTTCTTGCGCTCGCCCGAGACAGGCGTGCCGATGGAGACGCTCCAGCTGATCGGCGACAAGCTCAGCGTGCTGCACCCCGAAGGCAAGAAGTTCTTCAGCAAGCTGGAGAAGATCCTCGGCGACCGCAAGAAGATGATGGAGGCCGGCGTGATCGATTGGAGCATGGGCGAGCTGCTCGCTTACGGATCGCTGCTCCTGGAAGGCCACCCGGTGCGCATGACCGGCCAGGATGTTGAGCGCGGAACCTTCAGCCACCGCCATGCCGTGGTGAAGGTGGAGGACAGCGAGGAGGAATTCATCCACCTCAAGCACATCCGCGAGGGCCAAGCGCTGCTCCAGATCTACAATTCACTGCTGAGCGAGTACGCCGTCCTCGGCTTCGAGTTCGGCTATGCGTTGGCCATGCCCGATACGCTCACCATTTGGGAGGCGCAGTTCGGCGATTTCGTGAACGGCGCGCAGATCGTGCTGGATCAGTACCTCTGCTGCGCGGAAGAGAAATGGGGCACGCAGAACGGCGTGGTGCTCCTGTTGCCCCACGGTTATGAGGGCCAGGGCGCCGAGCACAGCAGTGCACGCATGGAGCGCTTCCTTCAGGGCTGCGCGGATGAGAACATGGTGGTCGTGAACTGCACCACGCCCGCCAACTTCTTCCATGTCCTGCGCCGCCAGTTGAAGTGGGAGTTCCGCAAGCCATTGGTGGTCTTCAGCCCCAAGAGCCTGTTGCGCCACCCGAAGTGCGTGAGCAAGCTGGAGGTCCTGACGAAGGGCTCGTTCCAGGAGCTGATCGACGATGACTCGGCCGATGCCGAGCAGGTGCGCACGGTGATCTTCACGCAGGGCAAGATCCACTACGAGCTCTCCGCCCACCGCGAAGAGAAGGGCATCGCCGGTACCGCGCTCGTGCGCATCGAGCAGCTGCATCCGCTGCCTGCCGACCAGATGCGCGCAGTGATCAAGAAGTACGCGAAGGCGGAGCGATGCCTCTGGGTGCAAGAGGAGCCGAAGAACATGGGCGCTTGGAGCCACATCGCCATGCACTTCCCCGAAATCAAGTGGGAGGTGATCGCCAGGCCCGCCAGCGGCGCCCCAGCCACCGGCAGCAGCAAGCGCAGCGCGAAGCAACAGGCCGAGATCATCGAGAAGGCGTTCGCACAGGTCGCACCCAAGCCTGCGGCAACCAAGCCGAAGAAGAGATCGCCAGCAAAGGCCAAAGCCTGA
- a CDS encoding GDYXXLXY domain-containing protein — MNRKPLLFLGIALAQLAVPAWMITGRERVLTQGEVFKFKTAPIDPRDPFRGEYVRLEFEAESGSWQAPDTTVTNPQGYAAFDEQEAYGVLSVDSSGFALISALSEHPPAGQTFIRVLYNSANEQRIDRVFLPFDRFYLEEGDGAKTEELLQPQWNDGEVTQPLPAYALVRVLNGEAVIEDLIVDERSIHQWLADPSLEPSAAGVSALADSVALPADSASALASPAPAP, encoded by the coding sequence ATGAACCGCAAGCCGCTCCTCTTCCTCGGCATCGCCCTCGCGCAGCTCGCCGTGCCTGCATGGATGATCACGGGTCGCGAGCGCGTGCTCACCCAAGGTGAGGTGTTCAAATTCAAAACGGCGCCCATCGACCCACGCGATCCGTTCCGGGGCGAGTACGTGCGGCTGGAGTTCGAGGCGGAGAGCGGTTCCTGGCAAGCGCCGGACACCACGGTCACCAATCCGCAGGGCTATGCTGCCTTCGATGAGCAAGAGGCGTATGGCGTGCTCAGTGTGGACAGCAGCGGATTCGCGCTCATCAGCGCGCTGAGCGAGCATCCTCCGGCTGGGCAGACGTTCATCCGCGTGCTCTACAACTCGGCGAATGAGCAGCGCATTGACCGCGTGTTCCTGCCCTTCGACCGCTTCTACTTGGAGGAAGGCGACGGAGCGAAGACCGAGGAACTCTTGCAGCCTCAATGGAACGATGGCGAGGTGACGCAGCCGCTGCCGGCTTACGCACTGGTGCGCGTGCTCAACGGCGAAGCCGTCATCGAGGACCTGATTGTGGATGAGCGTTCCATCCATCAATGGCTCGCAGACCCCTCCTTGGAACCGAGTGCCGCTGGGGTCAGCGCGCTTGCGGATTCTGTTGCCCTCCCGGCGGATTCCGCATCAGCGCTTGCTTCTCCCGCTCCAGCACCGTGA
- a CDS encoding S46 family peptidase yields MKKFLSLLVAALVAIAANAHEGMWLLTKLKQINEAEMQKLGFKLTAEDIYDINRSGVKDGVVRLGRGFCSGEMVSAEGLFLTNHHCGYDAVQSLSSVEHDYLTDGFWAMSRKDELPAGFSVSFLQRIDDVTGQVLAELNDAMTEEQRAEAIQAVATKLKSVVGKENGLSADFKVMFEGNEFYLFVYKTYRDVRLVGTPPSAIGKFGGDTDNWMWPRHTGDFSMFRVYTGPDGEPADFNEANIPFKPKWHFPVSIAGVKEGDFAMVMGYPGTTDRFLSSHGVKLALDIEQPSRVKIRGQKLELMKQDMDASDAVRIQYASKYAQVSNYWKYFIGQQRGLKRLRVHDKKKAQEESLMAWVSADPKRKAKYGEIISLLERGYSDRAKFEKASTYMQEAAFGSELITLGFRLQGLKAQLETDPKDAAKVAAAVAQVQAMTADHWKDYNAPTDEKITAAMFDLIRNDVEQDLQPQVMATITKKFKGSTSAWSKAIFATSMLADKKRLDAFLAKPSLKALQKDLGFQASESCLNHWRNVLGPAVGATEADTEKGYRLMVAAMREMEPNKSWYPNANSTMRLTYGQVGSYVPMDGAFYKHITTAKGILEKEDPTNDEFIVPARQKELLLKKDYGRYADENGELVTCFISNNDITGGNSGSPVINGNAELIGIAFDGNWEAMSGDIAFEPELQRTISVDIRYVLWCIDKLAGAGHLVNEMTLVERKPVVEEVKAELPPPVEPVKPTPAKKPAGKK; encoded by the coding sequence ATGAAGAAGTTCCTTTCACTCCTCGTCGCCGCCCTGGTGGCGATCGCCGCCAACGCCCACGAGGGCATGTGGCTCCTCACCAAGCTCAAGCAGATCAACGAGGCCGAGATGCAGAAGCTCGGCTTCAAGCTCACTGCCGAGGACATCTACGACATCAACCGCAGCGGTGTGAAGGATGGCGTGGTGCGCCTGGGCCGCGGATTCTGCAGCGGCGAGATGGTGAGCGCCGAAGGCCTATTCCTCACCAACCACCACTGCGGCTACGATGCCGTGCAGAGCCTCAGCAGCGTGGAGCACGACTACCTCACCGACGGTTTCTGGGCCATGAGCCGCAAGGATGAGTTGCCCGCCGGCTTCAGCGTGAGCTTCCTGCAGCGCATCGACGACGTCACCGGCCAGGTGCTGGCTGAGCTCAATGACGCCATGACTGAGGAACAGCGTGCCGAGGCGATCCAGGCCGTTGCCACCAAGCTCAAGTCGGTCGTGGGCAAGGAGAACGGTCTGAGCGCCGATTTCAAGGTCATGTTCGAGGGCAACGAGTTCTACCTCTTCGTGTACAAGACTTACCGCGACGTGCGCCTGGTGGGCACCCCGCCCAGCGCCATCGGCAAGTTCGGCGGCGATACCGACAACTGGATGTGGCCCCGCCACACGGGCGATTTCAGCATGTTCCGCGTGTACACCGGTCCCGATGGAGAGCCCGCCGATTTCAATGAGGCCAACATCCCGTTCAAGCCCAAGTGGCACTTCCCCGTGAGCATCGCCGGGGTGAAGGAGGGCGACTTCGCCATGGTGATGGGCTACCCCGGCACCACCGACCGTTTCCTGAGCAGCCACGGCGTGAAGCTCGCCCTCGACATTGAGCAGCCCAGCCGCGTGAAGATCCGTGGTCAGAAGCTCGAGCTCATGAAGCAGGACATGGACGCCAGCGACGCCGTGCGCATCCAATACGCCAGCAAGTACGCTCAGGTGAGCAACTACTGGAAGTACTTCATCGGCCAGCAGCGCGGCCTCAAGCGCCTGCGCGTCCATGACAAGAAGAAGGCGCAAGAGGAATCGCTCATGGCCTGGGTGAGCGCCGATCCGAAGCGAAAGGCGAAGTACGGCGAGATCATCTCCCTGCTCGAGCGCGGGTACAGCGACCGCGCCAAATTCGAGAAGGCCAGCACCTACATGCAGGAAGCCGCCTTCGGCAGTGAGCTGATCACGTTGGGCTTCCGTCTGCAGGGCCTCAAGGCGCAATTGGAAACCGACCCCAAGGACGCCGCGAAAGTCGCCGCTGCCGTGGCGCAGGTTCAGGCGATGACCGCCGATCACTGGAAGGACTACAACGCCCCCACTGACGAGAAGATCACGGCAGCCATGTTCGACCTGATCCGGAACGATGTGGAGCAGGACCTCCAACCGCAGGTGATGGCCACCATCACCAAGAAGTTCAAGGGCAGCACCTCCGCGTGGTCAAAGGCGATCTTCGCCACGAGCATGCTCGCGGACAAGAAGCGCCTCGATGCCTTCTTGGCGAAGCCCTCCTTGAAGGCGCTCCAGAAGGACCTCGGTTTCCAAGCCAGCGAGAGCTGCCTGAACCACTGGCGCAATGTGCTCGGTCCTGCCGTGGGAGCAACGGAGGCCGACACCGAGAAGGGTTACCGCCTGATGGTGGCCGCCATGCGCGAGATGGAGCCGAACAAGAGCTGGTACCCCAACGCCAACAGCACCATGCGCCTCACCTACGGGCAGGTGGGCAGCTACGTGCCCATGGACGGCGCCTTCTACAAGCACATCACCACCGCCAAGGGCATCCTGGAGAAGGAGGACCCCACGAATGATGAGTTCATCGTGCCCGCCCGACAGAAGGAGCTGCTATTGAAGAAGGACTACGGCCGTTACGCCGATGAGAACGGCGAGCTGGTCACCTGCTTCATCAGCAACAACGACATCACCGGCGGCAACAGCGGCAGCCCCGTGATCAACGGCAACGCCGAGCTCATCGGCATCGCCTTCGATGGCAACTGGGAGGCCATGAGCGGCGACATCGCCTTCGAGCCCGAGCTGCAGCGCACCATCAGCGTCGATATCCGATACGTGCTCTGGTGCATCGACAAGCTCGCCGGCGCCGGCCACCTGGTGAACGAGATGACCTTGGTGGAGCGCAAGCCCGTGGTGGAAGAGGTGAAGGCCGAACTGCCTCCGCCGGTTGAACCGGTGAAGCCAACTCCCGCGAAGAAGCCGGCGGGGAAGAAGTAG